GGAACGTCGAGCCAATCCAAAGCGCTCAGACTACAGCGAATCTCTTGCTCGCTGACCCGCAAATCTGTCTCAAGCCACCTGGCCCAAAGCAGCTATGTCACGGTCAGCGTCGCGGAAGGCGCCCCGCGACAGTGGACGGCAAGATGAAGGCGTCGACAGCCCCGGGCCTTGGCGTCGAGCCGAAGGTTTCACAATTTCGCAAGATACGCCAGCGTGGAAGTTCTTACTCTAGGCGAGAATGTCCCGCACGACTTCACCGCCGACGTCCGTCAAACGGAAATCCCGGCCCTGATAGGCGTACGTCAACTTCGTGTGGTCGATGCCCAGCTGGTTGAGGACAGTCGCCTGCATGTCATGCACCCCGACCGGATCCTTGACCACGTTATAGCAAAAGTCGTCTGTCTCCCCATGCACATACCCACCCTTGAACCCACCTCCCGCGACCCAGAGGGAGTAGCAGTCACCAAAGTGGTCGCGCCCATGGGCGTTCTTGTTGTTGATGTCGCCTTGGACAAAGACCGTCCGCCCGAACTCGCCCGCCCAAAGGACGATCGTGTCGTCCAGCATGCCCCTCTGCTTAAGGTCGGTCACGAGCGCCGCAGACGGCTGGTCGGTGTCGCGACACTGCAGAGCCAATTGAGTGTCCAAGTTGCCATGCTGGTCCCAGCCCGAGTGCATCAGTTGGACAAACCGGGTGCCCCGTTCCAAGAGCCGACGCGCCAGCAGGCAGTTGTGGGCGTAAGTGCCCCGCTTCTCCACGTCTGGCCCGTACATGTTCAATATTGAGCGAGGTTCCTTTGATATATCGGTCAGTTCCGGCACCGACGTCTGCATGCGAAAGGCCATCTCGTACTGGGCGATGCGGGTCTCGATCTCGGGGTCGCCGTAGTCCGCGTGGCGTCGGGCGTCGAGCTTGACGAGGTCGTCGAGCAATGACCGGCGCAGTTCTGGCGACATCCCCGGCGGGTTGCTCAGGTAAAGCACCGGATCGCCCTCGGCCCGGAACCGCACGCCCTGGTACTTCGACGGGATGAACCCCGACCCCCAGTAGTAGTCGTAGAACAACTGGCCGCACGTCTTCTTCTCGTCGCTGCTCGTCATCACGACGAAGGCGGGCAAGTCCTCCGTCATCGAGCCCAGGCCGTAGGCCACCCATGCCCCCATGCTTGGCCGTCCTGGAATCTGGCTCCCCGTCATGAAGAAGGTCACGCCGGGGGCGTGGTTCACCGCGTCGGTGTGCATCGACTTGACCAGGCAGATGTCGTCGGCGACAGAGCCGGTGTGGGGGAGCATCTCGCTGAGCCACATGCCGCACTGGCCGTACTGCTTGAACGGCTTGATCGGCGGCAGGACGGGAAATTTCGCCTGGTTGCTCGTCATCGTGCTCAGCCGCTTGCCTTCACGCAGGCTGGCGGGGAGTTCTTCCAGGCGGTGCTTGTCCAACTGGGGCTTGTAGTCAAACAGGTCGACGTGGCTGGGCGCGCCGCCCTGCCACAACACGACGACACGCTTGGCCCGCGGTTTCATGTGGGGCAAGCCCGGCAGTCCCCCTGACTTGGACTGCCGGGCCGCGCCGTACCCCTCCTGGGCCAGCAAGGCGCTCAGGGCCGCCATGCCGACGCCCTGGGCACCGGCCTTGAACAACTGCCGCCGCGACAACCGCAAGTCTCGCTCGAAGAGGGGGTTCAACCTAGGGTCATTGTACATGGCGCGTCGCGGTGATCCCTCCGCAGAAATCGAGGGCACCCGTGAACAACCGGTTGGTGTAAAACGTCAGTACTGCCATCGGACCAACGCCATGATCGTCCGCCCCCTCCTCTTGTCTGCCTTGGGGTTTTTCTCCCTGGGCTTCCAGCCGAGCCCGCCACCCCAGCTCCACGTCTTGGTCGTCGGCGGTGGCCCCCAACCCAAATACAACCAGGTCGCCATCGAGAGCAACGTCCGCTACATTGACCGGGTCAAGCCGTCCAACACGGATCTCAGAGTGCTCTTCACCGACGGTAATCCCGAGTCGAAGAACGTCTTGTGCCAGGGCGAAGGGGGCAAGACCTACTACCGCGCGCCCCAACTCCCGCGCCAAGACGGCCCGGCCCACCTCGCGACCGTCCAGGCCGAGTTCGCCAGCTTGGCCGAACGGCTCCGGCGGGACAGCGCGGGCGAGTGCCTGGTCTACTTCACCGGGCACGGCAGCCCCAACAAGGCGGGCAACCTGAACAACAACCACTTCGACCTGTGGGACAACCAGCGCCTGACCGTCACCGACATGGCGGCGTCGCTCAAGCAGTTCCCTAAGGACGTGCCGGTCACCCTCCTGATGGTCGAGTGCTACTCCGGATCGTTTGCATACACTCTGTTTGAGGACGGACTGCCCGACGCCCAACTGGCCGACCGCAAGATCTGCGGGTTCTTTGCCAGCGTCCAGCAACGCATGGCCGCCGGCTGCACCCCCAATGTCAACGAGGCCGAGTACCGCGACTTCACCGGCTATTTCTTGGCCGCCCTGACCGGCAAAGACCGCATGGGGCGGGATGTCCAAGGCGTCGATTACAACAAGGACGGCCGGGTGGGCATGGACGAAGCGTTCGCCTATTCGCTTGTCCACGACAACTCGATCGACACCCCGGTGTGCACGTCCGACGTGTTCCTCCGCCGCTTCGTCACGACCAAGGACGCCGACATCATGGCGACATCCTTCAGCCAAGTCCGGTCGTGGGCACGGCCCGCCCAACTTGTCGCCCTCGACGGACTGTCCACCGCCTTGGGTTACGACAGCGAAGACCGGCTCCAGGTCGCCTACAACGCCTTCATCCGCAACCCGGTGAACAGCGCCAAAATGCGCGATGTCAACACACTCCGTTTTGTGCGGCTCGCCAAGTCGGTGGTGCTCCAACACCAATTGGATGTGTCCGGCGCGCCAGAGGTCAAGCGGCGGTTCGCCGAGCTTCTGAAGCTCGAGGCGGCCAACCCGCTCCGACCCGCCCGGGCGTGAGTCACTCCCGCGTCATCGCCTCGTCCAGGTTGAGGATCGACAGACAGACCGCCGCATAGGCGGCGTGCTCGGGCACGCCGAGCGACCGGTCGCGCGGCGACTCGCCCACCGCGAGGTATCGACTTGCCGCCGCCTCGTCCTTCCGAAACGCCGACAACGCCTTGTCGACGCTGGAACTCAGGACGGCCATCTCGCTTGGGCTGGGCGTCCGTCCACAGACCAGGCGGAACGCCAAGCCCAACCGCTCGGGGCGCGACGCCTTGGCCAACATCACCCGTTGGGCGAGCGCCCTCCCCGCCTCGACCCACGTGACGTCGTTGAGCATGGTCAAGGCATGGAGAGGCGTGGAAGTGCGGTAGCTGCGCACCACACAGACCTGCCGCGCGGAGGCGTCGAACATGTTCCCCGGCGCCACTGTCCGTCGCCAGAACGTGTAGATGGATCGCCGATAGAGGTCAGCGCCGTGCGACTGCGGATAGGTGAAGTCCCGCTCGTCGGTGATCGCCAGACTGCTCCAAATGCCTTTGGGCTGGTAGGGGTACACCGGAGCCCCGCCCACCTTGAGGTTGGCCAGGCCCGAGGCGGCAAGGGCCACGTCGCGCAGCACCAGCGAAGGCATCCGGAACCGTGCCCCGCGCGCCAGCAACACGTTTTCGGGGTCGCGCTTGAGCAAGGCCGGCGAGACCCGCGACGACTGGCGGTACGTCGCACTGGTCACGATCAGGCGGTGCATGCCCTTCACGTCCCAACCGCTCCGGACAAACTCGGTGGCCAGCCAATCAAGCAAGGCGGGGTGGGACGGTGGCTCGCCCTGGACGCCGAAGTTTTCTGACGTCTTGACCAGGCCGCGACCGAAGAAGGTCTGCCAGTAGCGGTTCACCGCCACACGGGCAGTGAGCGGGTTCTGGGGCGAGACGACCCATGCCGCCAGCCCAAGGCGGTTCTTTGGGAGTCCGGTCGCGCCGAACAGCGCCGGTACCCCCGGCCCGACCTTTTCGCGCGGCTCGGTGTAGTTCCCTCGGTTCAAGACATGCGTCTCCCGAGGTTGCGCGTCGCTCATCACCATCGGCTTGGGAGTCGCCGCCCGCACCGCGGCCAGTTCCTCGCGCAGGCGCTTGGCGGTCGCCCTCTCCGGGGGCCGGAGCACGTTGTCCAGGAAGTACGTCCTCAGCGTGGCTTCCTGATCCTTGCTCTTGTCCTTGGCGGCAAGGGCGTCTTGGACCGCTTTTGGCGCCTTGGTGTCACCCGCCCGCTCCCAATCAGCGAGTCGGCGCGCCGTCTCGGGGTCGTCCTCGACCTTCTTCGCCGCCTGGTCGGCGGCCGACGACTCGGCCGTCAGCTTGGTCAGGCGGGCCATCTGTTCCGGCGACCCGGCGTAGATCCAGGGTTTGGCGAGGCTGTAGGGGACCCCGCCCTCCGGTCTGCCCCGCTCGGGGACGTTGTTGAAGTACGCCATCAGGCTGTAATAGTCGCGCTGGGTGAACGGGTCGTACTTGTGGTCGTGGCACCGGGCGCAGCCCATGGTCAAACCGGAGAAGACCGTCGCGGTGGTGTCGACCCGGTCAAAGAGGACGATGTTGCGCTGTTCTTCCTCGATGGCCCCGCCCTCCTCATTGAGCATGTGGTTGCGGTTGAACCCCGTCGCGACGAGCAGGTCACGGCCCTCGGGGGTCGTTTCGCCCGCCCCCGGCATCAGGTCTCCCGCCAACTGCTCGGTGGCGAAGCGGTCGTAGGGCATCCCCGCGTTCATCGCCCGCACCACCCAGTCGCGCCACACCCATTGGTAGGTGTCGCCTTCCATCTGGAAGCCGTTGCTGTCGGCGTAGCGCGCGGCATCGAGCCACGGCAGGGCCATCTCCTCGCCGTAGTGGGGGCTGGCCAGCAGCCGGTCGACGACCTTCTCGTAGGCGTCGGGCGACTTGTCGGCAAGAAAGGCGTCCATTTCCGCCAAGGTCGGCGGCAGGCCGGTCAGGTCGAGGGTGACCCTCCTCAGGAGGGTGGCCCGGTCCGCCTCTGGTGAGGGCCGTAGCCCTTCCTTCTCCAGCCTCGCCAAGACGAACCGGTCGACCGGGTTCCTGACCCATCGCTTGTCCCGGACAAGGGGAAGAGGGGGCCGTACCGGCGGCACGTAGGCCCAGTGCTTCGCGGGCTCCCCAGTCGACGTCGCCCCTTGGTCGATCCAGTCGGCGACCAACTTCAATTCCCGCGCAGAAAGCGGAGTGAACCCCAACGGCATCTGAGGCCCGCCCACGCCCTTGACCCGCTGCAACAGCAGGCTCTTGGCCGACTGGCCCTTGATGACGGGAGGGCCGCTTGCCCCGCCCTTCATCAGCGTCTCGTAGGTGCGCAGGTCGAGGCCGGCCGCCGGCGCGTCGCCGCCATGGCAACTCACGCACTTGGCCCGGAGCAGCTTGGCGACGTCGCCATAGGCCACCTTCTCCGTGGGGCGGCCTGTCTGGGCCAGACCCAGCGCCAAGGGCCCGGCCGCCACCACGACCTGCCATACCGCGAGGCCCCGTTGCCCGATCCGCCGACGCATAGTTCCAATATGGCCCAGGTGGGCCCCGTCTGGTCGAGAACCCCGTGATTGTCCCCCGCCCGACCAGCCACGGGAAGATTGCTTGTATCATGGGCAGATGCGCGGCGTCAACGCCTTTGTCCTTTTCGTCCTGGTCCTCATCGCCCTCGGTTGCGGCGGCGGGGGCGGCGGGGTCACGGTCGTCGACGCCGACGTCGCGGTGGTCTGGCCCGCCCGGTCGCGGGGCGACCTGTCCCACGGGTTGACATCGGCAATGTCCGCCTCGATCACCCTCGACGGAGCCGACGGCTTCGGCAACCACATCACCTTCACGGTCGACCGTGACCCCCTGCAGCCGGGCGGTTACACCGCGACCTATCACGTGCCGACCCCGGTGAGCCCGCAACGGGTGAGCACCCTGAGGGCGACGTTCTACGCCCAAGCCGGGGCGGCCGGTGACGTCGTCG
This is a stretch of genomic DNA from Fimbriimonadaceae bacterium. It encodes these proteins:
- a CDS encoding DUF1501 domain-containing protein; amino-acid sequence: MNPLFERDLRLSRRQLFKAGAQGVGMAALSALLAQEGYGAARQSKSGGLPGLPHMKPRAKRVVVLWQGGAPSHVDLFDYKPQLDKHRLEELPASLREGKRLSTMTSNQAKFPVLPPIKPFKQYGQCGMWLSEMLPHTGSVADDICLVKSMHTDAVNHAPGVTFFMTGSQIPGRPSMGAWVAYGLGSMTEDLPAFVVMTSSDEKKTCGQLFYDYYWGSGFIPSKYQGVRFRAEGDPVLYLSNPPGMSPELRRSLLDDLVKLDARRHADYGDPEIETRIAQYEMAFRMQTSVPELTDISKEPRSILNMYGPDVEKRGTYAHNCLLARRLLERGTRFVQLMHSGWDQHGNLDTQLALQCRDTDQPSAALVTDLKQRGMLDDTIVLWAGEFGRTVFVQGDINNKNAHGRDHFGDCYSLWVAGGGFKGGYVHGETDDFCYNVVKDPVGVHDMQATVLNQLGIDHTKLTYAYQGRDFRLTDVGGEVVRDILA
- a CDS encoding DUF1553 domain-containing protein, whose product is MRRRIGQRGLAVWQVVVAAGPLALGLAQTGRPTEKVAYGDVAKLLRAKCVSCHGGDAPAAGLDLRTYETLMKGGASGPPVIKGQSAKSLLLQRVKGVGGPQMPLGFTPLSARELKLVADWIDQGATSTGEPAKHWAYVPPVRPPLPLVRDKRWVRNPVDRFVLARLEKEGLRPSPEADRATLLRRVTLDLTGLPPTLAEMDAFLADKSPDAYEKVVDRLLASPHYGEEMALPWLDAARYADSNGFQMEGDTYQWVWRDWVVRAMNAGMPYDRFATEQLAGDLMPGAGETTPEGRDLLVATGFNRNHMLNEEGGAIEEEQRNIVLFDRVDTTATVFSGLTMGCARCHDHKYDPFTQRDYYSLMAYFNNVPERGRPEGGVPYSLAKPWIYAGSPEQMARLTKLTAESSAADQAAKKVEDDPETARRLADWERAGDTKAPKAVQDALAAKDKSKDQEATLRTYFLDNVLRPPERATAKRLREELAAVRAATPKPMVMSDAQPRETHVLNRGNYTEPREKVGPGVPALFGATGLPKNRLGLAAWVVSPQNPLTARVAVNRYWQTFFGRGLVKTSENFGVQGEPPSHPALLDWLATEFVRSGWDVKGMHRLIVTSATYRQSSRVSPALLKRDPENVLLARGARFRMPSLVLRDVALAASGLANLKVGGAPVYPYQPKGIWSSLAITDERDFTYPQSHGADLYRRSIYTFWRRTVAPGNMFDASARQVCVVRSYRTSTPLHALTMLNDVTWVEAGRALAQRVMLAKASRPERLGLAFRLVCGRTPSPSEMAVLSSSVDKALSAFRKDEAAASRYLAVGESPRDRSLGVPEHAAYAAVCLSILNLDEAMTRE